In one window of Thermodesulfobacteriota bacterium DNA:
- the tolB gene encoding Tol-Pal system beta propeller repeat protein TolB has protein sequence MTIRAFAFAAVFLLLQTALSSAAWGKVYIDLAGPAFKKLPMGVLEFKDLGPAPRSAEERALRESIKKELLDAALTDLRFSGFFTIIDQKAYIEEAGSAGLTAGETNFRNWRTIGAQALLKGGFLVEGEKLTVEVRFFDTATEKQVIGKKLSGSVKNPRRVVHYFSDSLYEELTGSKGIFTTKILFVSGVGGNKEIYVADYDGKNAVKLTRNRSINLSPQWSPDGKKVLYVSYKKGAPSLYLLDLSTGRDEPLSAKPGINISGRFSPDGTKVALTMSGDNSPELVLLDLRTMEYRRLTSNHGIDVSPSWSPDGTKLAYVSDSAGNPHIYVLDLLSGKSRRLTFSGRYNSSPAWSPDGKLIAFARSDKSFNIWVVRPDGEKPTQLTFSGDNRNPSWAPDGRHIVFSSTEKGVASLKIIRSDGTEAMRLNTGIGGEKAPSWSPYLK, from the coding sequence ATGACCATCAGAGCATTCGCCTTCGCAGCCGTTTTTCTGCTCCTCCAGACCGCGCTTTCCTCTGCAGCCTGGGGCAAGGTCTATATAGACCTGGCAGGACCCGCTTTCAAGAAGCTCCCAATGGGAGTGCTGGAGTTCAAGGACCTCGGCCCGGCCCCGCGCTCGGCCGAGGAGCGCGCCCTGAGAGAATCGATTAAAAAAGAGCTCCTTGACGCGGCGCTCACGGACTTGAGGTTCTCCGGCTTCTTCACCATTATCGACCAGAAGGCATACATAGAAGAAGCCGGCAGCGCCGGCCTTACCGCCGGGGAGACCAACTTCAGGAACTGGCGGACCATAGGGGCCCAGGCGCTCCTCAAGGGCGGGTTCCTCGTCGAAGGCGAAAAGCTCACGGTCGAGGTCCGCTTCTTCGATACGGCCACTGAAAAGCAGGTAATCGGGAAAAAGCTCTCGGGGTCTGTGAAGAACCCCCGGAGGGTCGTCCATTACTTCTCCGACTCCCTCTACGAGGAGCTTACGGGGAGCAAGGGCATATTCACCACCAAGATACTCTTCGTCTCCGGGGTTGGCGGCAACAAGGAGATATACGTCGCGGACTACGACGGCAAGAACGCCGTGAAGCTCACCCGGAACAGGTCCATAAACCTCTCTCCCCAGTGGTCGCCGGACGGGAAGAAGGTGCTCTATGTCTCCTACAAGAAAGGAGCGCCGTCCCTGTATCTCCTCGACCTCTCGACCGGCAGGGACGAGCCGCTTTCGGCAAAGCCCGGCATAAACATCTCGGGGAGGTTCTCGCCCGACGGCACGAAGGTTGCGCTCACCATGAGCGGCGACAATTCACCCGAGCTGGTGCTCCTGGACTTGAGGACGATGGAGTACAGGAGGCTTACGAGCAACCACGGCATAGACGTCTCGCCTTCGTGGTCGCCGGACGGAACGAAGCTCGCCTACGTCTCCGATAGCGCTGGAAACCCGCATATCTATGTGTTAGACTTGCTTTCTGGAAAATCAAGGAGATTGACCTTTTCCGGGAGGTACAATTCGAGCCCGGCATGGTCGCCGGACGGGAAACTCATTGCATTCGCCCGCTCCGACAAGTCTTTCAACATATGGGTGGTAAGGCCCGACGGCGAAAAGCCGACTCAGCTTACATTCAGCGGGGACAACAGGAACCCCTCGTGGGCCCCTGACGGCAGGCATATCGTCTTCAGCTCCACGGAGAAAGGTGTCGCATCGCTCAAGATAATACGCTCGGACGGGACCGAGGCAATGAGGCTTAATACGGGGATTGGCGGCGAAAAGGCACCGTCCTGGTCGCCATACCTAAAGTGA
- the pal gene encoding peptidoglycan-associated lipoprotein Pal, with translation MKGSLRTLPVILLIFLLAAGCGKRIATEDFAGEAAAPGAVTESTVVAPEEGVVSGDVTAEDILGNADARVGGRYASLSPDDELTRKAAEKGLLYTIYFDYDRYTVRDTDLDNLGKNAKWLGLNANVKIRIEGHADERGETEYNLALGDKRARSVKKYLEDLGVKTDRMEVVSYGEEKPAVAGSNEEAWSKNRRAEFVIIAN, from the coding sequence ATGAAAGGGTCTCTCAGGACACTGCCGGTCATATTACTTATATTCCTGCTTGCGGCCGGATGCGGCAAAAGGATAGCAACAGAGGATTTTGCCGGGGAGGCCGCAGCGCCTGGCGCAGTCACCGAATCAACGGTGGTCGCCCCCGAAGAGGGCGTGGTCTCAGGCGACGTGACCGCCGAGGACATACTCGGCAACGCAGACGCCAGGGTCGGCGGCAGGTACGCCTCGCTCTCGCCCGACGACGAGCTCACGAGGAAGGCCGCCGAAAAAGGGCTCCTCTACACCATCTACTTCGACTATGACAGGTATACGGTGAGGGACACGGACCTCGACAACCTCGGGAAGAACGCCAAATGGCTGGGGCTCAACGCCAACGTAAAGATACGCATCGAGGGGCACGCCGACGAGCGCGGCGAGACGGAATACAACCTCGCGCTCGGCGACAAGAGGGCCAGGAGCGTAAAGAAGTACCTCGAAGACCTCGGCGTCAAGACCGACAGGATGGAAGTGGTGAGCTACGGCGAGGAAAAGCCTGCTGTCGCCGGCTCCAACGAGGAGGCCTGGTCCAAGAACAGAAGGGCCGAGTTCGTAATAATAGCCAACTGA
- the ybgF gene encoding tol-pal system protein YbgF yields the protein MKRHSAFIALLFLAMAIPACGPGFPIMTGEQEKFMNDVDRLVKDNEELKRKVAVLEGSGGLSSLRTEVDGLKRSLAESNIGLDKLRQDMAFVRGAVEEGTHEKEEILDAVRAADTNSADLVSRLAAIESSVRSVQDGLASMEVSQQYNDSRFSELKDEVAALNKQALMLEQAVAGARTEAAGLKEGAEGPGGAEDLYNKGFRETTAKDYSSAIQSFQKFLSAHPEHKLAGNAQYWLGEIYYAKGDMEMAILEFDKALKKYPGSEKTPASLLKQAFAFEKLGAKKEARVLLQEVIQKYPKSGEAGLARKRLDALK from the coding sequence ATGAAAAGACATTCGGCTTTCATAGCTCTTCTTTTCCTTGCGATGGCCATTCCGGCCTGCGGCCCTGGTTTTCCCATAATGACGGGCGAGCAGGAAAAGTTCATGAACGACGTGGACAGGCTCGTGAAGGACAACGAGGAACTGAAGCGCAAGGTCGCCGTGCTCGAGGGCTCAGGGGGCCTCTCAAGCCTCAGGACCGAGGTCGACGGGCTTAAAAGGAGCCTTGCCGAGTCCAACATCGGCCTTGACAAGCTCAGGCAGGACATGGCCTTCGTGAGGGGCGCTGTCGAGGAAGGCACGCATGAGAAAGAGGAGATACTCGACGCCGTCAGGGCGGCGGACACCAACTCGGCGGACCTCGTGAGCAGGCTCGCGGCCATAGAGTCCTCCGTAAGGTCAGTCCAGGACGGCCTCGCGTCGATGGAGGTATCCCAGCAGTATAACGACTCCCGCTTTAGCGAGCTCAAGGACGAGGTCGCCGCGCTCAATAAGCAGGCGTTGATGCTTGAGCAGGCGGTCGCCGGGGCCAGGACCGAGGCGGCGGGCCTCAAGGAGGGCGCGGAGGGGCCAGGCGGCGCAGAGGACCTCTATAACAAGGGCTTCAGGGAGACCACGGCCAAGGACTATTCGAGCGCCATACAGTCTTTCCAGAAGTTCCTTTCCGCGCACCCCGAACACAAGCTCGCTGGGAACGCCCAGTACTGGCTTGGCGAGATATACTACGCCAAGGGCGACATGGAGATGGCGATCCTCGAATTCGACAAGGCCCTGAAAAAATACCCGGGGAGCGAAAAGACCCCGGCATCGCTCCTCAAGCAGGCCTTCGCCTTCGAGAAGCTCGGGGCCAAGAAAGAGGCCAGGGTGCTCCTCCAGGAGGTCATACAGAAATACCCTAAATCCGGAGAGGCAGGCCTCGCGCGTAAAAGGCTCGATGCGCTAAAGTAG